One genomic window of Tachypleus tridentatus isolate NWPU-2018 chromosome 12, ASM421037v1, whole genome shotgun sequence includes the following:
- the LOC143235761 gene encoding uncharacterized protein LOC143235761 — translation MIFFTALLFQVINGQTNNNVTNITDHGSFYCRTERDQGTYLTLSHYHDDTCSRCYHYMPAWAFTHKKTAFRYLGTLGQLQDPVNKVFMYPRPNKPSHPIFSTFKSSFYANLWMSCCKAAMECCHTMLTTSRRHSDENHCPRTWDGWQCWPDTMAGQVALVRCPDHIYFKNDPPQCPRK, via the exons ATGATTTTCTTTACAGCTCtg CTTTTCCAGGTCATCAACGGTCAGACAAACAACAATGTCACTAATATTACTGACCATGGTTCTTTTTATTGTCGAACCGAGAGAGATCAAGGAACTTATCTTACCTTATCTCATTACCATGACGACACGTGCTCCCGCTGTTACCACTATATGCCGGCATGGGCCTTTACTCACAAGAAAACAGCTTTTCG TTACCTGGGAACTCTTGGCCAGCTCCAAGATCCTGTAAATAAAGTCTTCATGTATCCAAGACCAAATAAACCCTCTCATCCAATCTTCAGTACATTTAAGTCCAGTTTTTACGCTAACTTGTGGATGTCTTGCTGTAAAGCCGCTATGGAATGCTGTCACACAATGTTAACTACCTCGCGACGTCACTCGG ATGAAAACCACTGTCCACGAACTTGGGACGGTTGGCAGTGTTGGCCAGATACAATGGCTGGTCAAGTGGCTTTGGTTCGCTGTCCAGATCACATTTATTTCAAGAATGATCCTCCACAGTGTCCACGTAAGTAG